One genomic region from Clostridium saccharobutylicum DSM 13864 encodes:
- a CDS encoding DUF3867 domain-containing protein: MSDRIIDFNELKNKAKEKDVDKFEDYIYSMYYQMAEGKINMADFSKQIMSYMQENNISQDKLINIQKKFLERYGFDSAMLEEQFKLSGLDMNSLGLNYSNVKKSISFQDKYKDKLSNKSISEYFIKNEKNNLKALLENEKVILISEKNIDLNDNELNEFLCSYKKILEDKKIQIVLCENTRHYEY; the protein is encoded by the coding sequence ATGTCTGATAGAATTATAGATTTCAATGAGTTGAAAAATAAGGCCAAAGAAAAAGATGTAGATAAGTTTGAAGACTACATATACTCTATGTATTATCAAATGGCTGAAGGAAAAATAAATATGGCTGATTTTTCTAAACAAATAATGTCTTATATGCAGGAAAATAATATTTCTCAAGATAAGTTGATTAATATACAAAAAAAATTTTTAGAGAGATATGGATTTGATTCCGCTATGTTAGAAGAACAATTTAAATTATCTGGACTTGATATGAATAGTTTGGGATTAAATTATAGCAATGTTAAAAAAAGCATAAGCTTTCAAGATAAATATAAAGATAAACTTTCAAATAAGTCTATATCTGAATATTTCATAAAAAATGAAAAAAATAATTTAAAGGCATTATTAGAAAATGAGAAAGTAATATTAATAAGTGAAAAAAATATAGATTTGAATGATAATGAATTAAATGAATTTCTATGTTCATATAAAAAGATATTAGAAGATAAGAAAATACAAATAGTGCTATGCGAAAATACAAGACATTATGAGTACTAA